A genomic stretch from Bradyrhizobium quebecense includes:
- a CDS encoding IS630 family transposase (programmed frameshift): MAKPLSPDLRLRIIRAVEEEGMSCRGAAGRFGVAPSTAIELVNEWRSTGACEAGAQGGDRRSARIEGHAAEILSLVKATPDMTLAEIADHLLKVHGERFVPSVVWRFFDRRNITRSKKTSHASEQDRPDVAAERAAWKASQPEIGIHRLVFIDETGASTKMARRYGRSPYGQRCVAALPHGHWKTTTFVGALRATGMTAPMVLDGPMDGLAFEAYVTQVLVPTLRPGDIVVMDNLAAHKRAEVGIAIDAVGAQLLYLPPYSPDLNPIEMAFAKLKAALRKAAARSIEALDNAIATALTAFTAQECLNFFAAAGYDRV, translated from the exons ATGGCTAAGCCGCTCTCGCCGGACCTTCGCCTTCGCATTATTCGGGCTGTGGAAGAGGAAGGCATGAGCTGTCGGGGCGCCGCCGGCCGGTTCGGCGTAGCGCCATCGACAGCGATCGAACTGGTCAACGAATGGCGCAGCACCGGCGCTTGTGAGGCGGGAGCGCAGGGCGGAGACAGACGTTCAGCTCGGATCGAGGGTCATGCTGCGGAGATCCTCTCCCTGGTCAAGGCTACGCCTGACATGACGCTGGCCGAGATCGCTGACCATCTCCTCAAAGTCCACGGCGAGCGTTTCGTGCCGAGCGTGGTCTGGCGATTCTTCGATCGCCGCAACATCAC ACGTTCAAAAAAAACATCGCACGCCAGCGAGCAGGATCGGCCGGACGTGGCCGCTGAACGCGCGGCGTGGAAGGCATCTCAGCCTGAGATCGGCATCCATCGGTTGGTGTTTATCGACGAGACGGGAGCCTCGACCAAGATGGCGCGGCGCTATGGCCGCTCGCCGTACGGCCAGCGCTGTGTCGCAGCGCTCCCGCATGGTCATTGGAAGACGACGACCTTCGTCGGCGCGCTCAGAGCGACCGGCATGACTGCGCCGATGGTCCTTGACGGTCCCATGGATGGTCTGGCGTTCGAGGCTTACGTGACGCAAGTCCTCGTGCCGACACTCAGGCCCGGCGACATCGTGGTGATGGACAATCTCGCAGCACACAAGCGCGCCGAGGTCGGCATCGCAATCGATGCCGTGGGCGCCCAGCTCCTCTATTTGCCGCCTTATTCGCCCGACCTCAATCCGATCGAAATGGCCTTCGCCAAGCTCAAAGCCGCACTTCGAAAGGCCGCCGCCAGATCAATCGAGGCTTTGGACAACGCTATTGCCACCGCCCTGACCGCCTTCACCGCCCAAGAGTGCCTGAACTTCTTCGCCGCAGCCGGTTATGACCGTGTCTGA
- a CDS encoding sensor histidine kinase yields the protein MTSATTTLLYIDDDAALARLVERGLTRAGYKVVHAASGQEGLDRLAQGGIDVVALDQYMPGLDGLETLEQILKIADAPPVVFVTASQDSAIAVTALKAGAADYLVKDVRGEFIPLLQVAVNGAVRRAAIQKARDEAEAEVHASRDRYAALAAEREVLLREVNHRVGNSLQIIASLLHLQANSSTQQDVKAALTNAMGRVAAVAQVHRRLYTSHDFKTVMLNQYLEALLEDLRRSAEGNKMSRLTLKADPVEIDPDRAVAIGIIVNELVMNAVKYAYPDGAGPIHVELKPHADDLQLAISDEGVGFSDKADPRGTGMGQRIVAAMAVKLDASVERDPGHNGTRFVVRFARVTPAPAKSTSVAAS from the coding sequence ATGACCAGCGCAACGACGACACTGCTCTATATCGACGACGACGCGGCGCTGGCGCGCCTGGTCGAACGCGGGCTGACGCGCGCGGGCTACAAGGTCGTGCACGCCGCAAGCGGCCAGGAAGGCCTCGACCGGCTCGCCCAGGGCGGCATCGACGTCGTCGCGCTCGACCAGTACATGCCTGGCCTCGATGGGCTGGAGACGCTGGAGCAGATCCTCAAGATCGCCGACGCACCGCCGGTGGTGTTCGTCACCGCCTCGCAGGATTCGGCGATTGCCGTTACCGCGCTGAAGGCCGGCGCGGCGGACTATCTGGTTAAGGATGTCAGGGGCGAATTCATCCCCCTGCTCCAGGTCGCGGTGAACGGCGCGGTCCGGCGGGCCGCAATCCAGAAGGCGCGCGACGAGGCCGAGGCCGAGGTGCACGCCTCGCGCGACCGCTACGCCGCGCTCGCCGCCGAGCGCGAGGTTCTGCTTCGCGAGGTCAACCATCGTGTCGGCAATTCGCTGCAGATCATTGCCTCGCTGCTGCATCTGCAAGCCAATTCCTCGACCCAGCAGGATGTCAAGGCGGCGCTCACCAATGCGATGGGCCGCGTCGCCGCCGTCGCGCAGGTGCATCGCCGCCTCTACACCTCGCACGACTTCAAGACGGTGATGCTCAACCAGTATCTCGAGGCACTGCTCGAGGATCTCAGGCGATCGGCCGAAGGCAACAAGATGTCGCGGCTGACGCTGAAGGCCGACCCGGTCGAGATCGATCCCGACCGTGCGGTCGCGATCGGCATCATCGTCAACGAACTGGTGATGAACGCCGTGAAATACGCCTATCCCGACGGCGCCGGCCCGATCCATGTCGAGCTGAAGCCGCACGCGGACGATTTGCAGCTTGCGATCAGCGACGAAGGCGTGGGTTTCTCCGACAAGGCCGATCCACGCGGCACCGGCATGGGCCAGCGCATCGTCGCGGCGATGGCCGTCAAACTCGACGCCAGCGTCGAGCGCGACCCAGGCCACAACGGCACCCGCTTCGTGGTGCGGTTCGCCCGCGTCACCCCGGCGCCGGCGAAATCGACAAGCGTTGCCGCCAGTTAG